In Candidatus Eisenbacteria bacterium, the following are encoded in one genomic region:
- a CDS encoding site-2 protease family protein, with product MSPAFVILSLPVFLFSIVVHESAHGVAALVNGDRTAKDAGRITLNPLPHIDLFGSIIVPFFFLLAQGFQPTVLIGWAKPVPVNPYNFRKGNRSELEVSLAGPFSNLALAFVFALASRFLPAWDRGAEPLLALKWMMLYGMHINCLLAVFNLIPIPPLDGSHVLAALLPPNAAFYYRRISGYGMWILIGVLMFAPLRTILLSVPVTLLERFFMLVAGPYLTMWTM from the coding sequence GTGTCGCCAGCCTTCGTGATCTTGAGCCTTCCTGTCTTTCTCTTTTCAATCGTCGTGCACGAGAGTGCCCACGGTGTCGCCGCGCTGGTCAACGGTGACAGGACCGCGAAGGACGCGGGGAGGATCACGCTCAATCCACTCCCGCACATCGATCTTTTCGGGAGCATCATCGTTCCGTTCTTCTTCCTCCTGGCCCAGGGTTTTCAGCCTACGGTGCTCATAGGTTGGGCCAAGCCCGTTCCCGTCAATCCGTACAACTTCAGGAAGGGAAACAGAAGTGAGCTTGAGGTTTCACTGGCGGGACCTTTCTCCAACCTCGCGCTTGCGTTTGTGTTTGCTCTGGCCTCCAGGTTCCTCCCGGCATGGGATCGGGGAGCCGAGCCGTTGTTGGCGCTCAAGTGGATGATGCTCTACGGCATGCATATAAACTGCCTTCTTGCGGTGTTCAACCTCATTCCCATTCCTCCGCTGGACGGTTCGCACGTTCTCGCGGCTCTTCTGCCGCCCAACGCGGCGTTCTATTACAGAAGGATCTCCGGCTACGGGATGTGGATACTCATCGGCGTGCTCATGTTCGCTCCCTTGAGGACGATACTTCTGTCTGTTCCAGTGACGTTGTTGGAGAGATTCTTTATGCTTGTGGCAGGTCCATACTTGACAATGTGGACAATGTGA